One Megalobrama amblycephala isolate DHTTF-2021 linkage group LG15, ASM1881202v1, whole genome shotgun sequence genomic window, ttcgttttctgtctgaatgagtcgtcactttatcattgtgtttcagacattgccaccttgtggaataatgGTGAAATGCACTCATTCTGTCATTAAGATAAAATTattgtttagaaaaaaaaatatacgttcactcatacacacctcgggtcgttagcggccctatacaatttttataaaaaatgaatacaaaaataggcattcttttataattttatgatttttttcttgttatattctttataatgaattgattgaggaatatcaagaaggttgatgtctaactttaaaaaatgaatgaggaggagggtagtgaatgacgtcccgggtcactaaagacccgaggtatgcatttaagggttaaatataTCTCCGTATGTCATCTGTATACCATAATCATCTAAACGGCGCTCTCAGCAGCATGGGTGGCATTGAGATGTTCGCTAACAATATATCGCTACAAAGGTCTTTCAAACTTCTTTTAACTCCTTCGCTGTgcgtatattaatattaatgctaGGTGTAAATGTGGTCAAAGACCTATTTACGAGGACAGTGTCTCACCTTCTTGCCCCCTGGAGAGCAGGTGTCAGGTGGGGGCGTGGCAGTGATATTTAAAGGACTTGAGCCACAGCTGGAGGGTGAGGAGCCTCGAATCCTGGGGGCAGGACATCATTATGGAAtcaagttcatttttgtgatgATCAGTGTAACCTAAATGTGCCAGATGATACACGTACCTCTGAATCTCCATCACTTCCTCAGCTATCATGCGTCCAATCTTGCCAGCGCCCGCTCTAGTCCCTCCCGGAATACCAGGAACCGTCTGAAGAGGACGTTTCCCCCCACCTGCCATAAACATACACAATTGTTAAAAAATAGATGTGTTAGAGAAACGGCTGTTCAACAGCTGAAAACTGATCTCACCGTCTCCTGATGTTAAGACGCTGTCCATGCTCTGAGGGGATGAGGCTGACTGGGAATAACTAGGGTCTGCTCCTTCAAGCATACTGCCCCTGAAACAATCAACAATATCATTCTGTATTAAAGTCAACAAGAAATAGATTCTGCAATCCATTTACATTCGAAATGCCATATTTCTGTGTAAAACAATATTCAACAGGattttacatattatatatatatatatatatatatatatatatatatatatatatatatatatatatatatatatatatatatatatatatatatatatatatatatatataatatcgcgctctgacaacggcagtgatgtctcgcacatatacttcaatgagagcgagacatcactgccgttgtcagagcgcgatcagacctcactaaccgagtgctgaacacagttggacatagtggcgtattagaggttaaaaaaaatcatataaatactgtttggtttctcgctcaaaccgatcgtttcgtgtcttagcacatcaatgtgtcgtcacgagccgcagggtttaatttggacttgtctatgcaagttttatttactcttatagtagaagttcccattgactagcattatttgactgacagtcGGCAATGGttgaagttaaaaatcatcatttgtgttctactgaagaaacaaagtcacctacatcttggatgctctggggataaccagataaacatcaaattttcatttttgggtgaactatccctttaacgaatgaaatgttcaaggtgtttgacatactaaatatatttattaatatttaatttttaaaatatgtttatttttttcttcatcatATATCATCAGAAATGCTTTTTTAAAGGCAGCTTAagtgacatttaacaaaaaaaattataaacatttatattctTTAGAATCACATGCGCTGGTTATTCATGTACAATAACGCCAGTGTGAtttattaagaaagtaaatggGTTCAGCTTTGAGTTCTTGTAGTGTATGAAAGGCAAATTTATTAGATCATAAAGTACATAAACTGTAATGTGACACTTACGAGACCACAGTGTTTGTAGAGACTATATATTCCACCTCTTTGGTCCAGGGGTTCATGAAGCTGAACCAGCGGCTCCTTAGAGTGATGAAAGAGCCGTCTTTAATCTTGAACTTGTAACAGTTTGTATTAATCTTTTCTCTCATCTGtagcactgaaataaaaaaaagtgagcatttattataaatgtgatACTGACTGGCATTATAACAGTAAAGAAAAGCATTCATTTACAAATGGTATCAAGTCAATAAAACAGAAACCTTGTCTGTGGCACTCGGCGAGGTGACCGATATCATCCTGGTGAAAATACTCATAAAATGACGTTCCTAGAAGCTCCTGGGGCAAGTACGCCAGGATGGCTGTCGCCCTAAATGGAAACAATGAATTGCAGTGATGAAGTAACAGATTAGAAGAGACGCTTGTTCACTGAAATCAATACTTGTAGACACTTGAGCTTTCTGTGACAATTCAAATCTCATTTTAATGAGTGATAAAATCACCTCAGGCATTATTGTAAGAGCCTTAAAAGTGTGTACTAAAGTGCATATTAAATCTTAGTTGGTGCCCTGAGAGATTCAGTAAACATTCAGGAAATCTCACAATTCAATCGCTTGAAGAAGAAGATGTGAAAGTATCTTCTCACCTCTGGTCGACGAAAACAAACTTGCCATCGATAGCGTGGCGAGAGACGTATTCTGTGGGTTTAACGCGGATGTCGCCGTTCATGGGCTGGGGGACGATATGCGGATGAAGGCGGCCGATGGCTACTAGACAGCTAAGGTTGCAGCCCTCATTATCAGGTTCGTTATCCTCATCCAAGCCCATCTTGGTGGGCGGCCAGCTTTTCAGATAGCCAGTGCTATGGATGGTACAGAAACTCTTGCGGTCTGCTGTAGAGAGGGGGAGAGATTTACCCATCAGCCTTTGAAGTGATGAAtggcatttaaaaacattaaatagcagatatgttttattaaaaaacatgtaGCGGCTTGAACGATCAgaaacacaattatttgttatatttaataaataatcgACTTGGGGAGTTGTAAGACTCCCCCCTCAAGACAGTAACAAGTAAAGGTCCAAGGCGGCCCCGAAAATCTGGTCTCCCACTGATCATTATCAACTTTCATTCCCCCTGCCGACACTTGCCGGGTAACTAGTGGACCTCAGAGACATTCCAGGTGGAGGAAGGGGGCCACATGCAGCAGCACAGGCCCAATACTGATAAAAAGGACTTCTCTCTACTAATTCATAGACAAACCTTTCTATGAATGAACATGCATATCCCCAGGACATGCCTTATGATAGAACTATTAGATAATGCAACCATATTCAAGAGCCAAACTCAAGAGATGTGACCTCTGCAGAAGTTAAAAGGGCATTGTCTCTCTTCTTGTTGTTCTTGTTGTGTGGAAAAGAGGGAAGACAGACATCCATGCAGACGGCGGGGTCTCAAAAGGGGCTTATGCACCAAAGAAACCTTTTCACAGTTCCTATAAATATTGGAGGAAGTACCCGCTTTTTGGAGTGTTTGCACTGCAGGAACTGGGaatgattttagttctaggaacgccttttgggggaactaaattagctcctacttcagactATGGTCTAATCCAGCACAATAGGAACTACTACCAGTGACGCAAGTGTACATTGATTGCCATggattggacttgtttgttcagcacatcccacagatgctcgactggattgagatctggggaatttggaggccaagtcaacacctcaaaccattcctgaaccatttttgctttgtggcagggcacattatcctgctgaaagaggccacagccaccagggaatactgtttccatgaaagggtgtacgtggtctgcaacaatgcttaggtaggtggtacgtgtcaaagtaacatccacatggatggcaggacccaaggttttccagcagaacattgcccaaagcatcacactgcctccaccaGCTTGTCTTCTTCTCACAGTGCATTCTGGTGccaggtaagtgacgcacaagcacccggccatccacgtgatgtaaaaggaaacgtgattcatcagaccaggccaccttcttccattgctccgtggtccagttttGACGCTCACATACCCACTGTTGACActttcggtggtggacaggggtcagcatgggcaccctgaatggtctgcggctatgcagcccaacacgcaacaaactgcgatgcattgtgtattctgacacctttctatcagaaccagcattaacttcttgagcaatttgagctacagtagctcatctgttggatcggaccacacaggccagccttcgctccccacgtgcatcaatgagccttggccgcccatgaccctttCGCCGGTTctccactgttccttccttggaccacttttgatagatactgaccactgcagaccgggaacaccccacaagagctgcagttttggagatgctctgacccagtcgtctagccatcacaatttggcccttgtcaaattctctcaaatccttacgcttgcccatttttcctggttctacacatcaactttgaggacaaaatgttcacttgctgcctaatatatcccacccactaacaggggccgtgatgaagagataatcagtgttaatcacttcacctgtcagtgctcataatgttattttatttcataagcattttaaatttgGAAACAAATTTCAAAGCTTGTAATACCTTTCTTTTTGGAGCACGTTGAGGGAAAGTCCTTGTCCTCCATCTTGACAGATGGACGGTTGCATTTCATTCTACAGAAGAACGATCGGCGGGCCCCTGAACACAGTCTGGATGGGCCAGGAGTGATGTCAGTCTTCACTGGTAGACCAGCTTCAGAGAGAACTGAACGTCAGTCCAAGTGCCTTTGGCTTAACTGTGAATCAAATGACTgtaaacacttaataaaacaaactttACTTTTGGCATCGATGAGTCGTTCCCGTGGAGCCGTGTCTGACGACGACAGCTGCTCTTTCACTTTGGCAATGTCTTTTGGATGCAGGTAGTCGAACAAACTCTGGCCAATCAGATCGTTCTGACGgttcaaaacaaaacagtttGTATTAGCGTCAAAAACTTCACTGCATAGCAGCATGGAGATCATTGTCAAGAAAACATACCTGAGTGTAATTGAGAATTTTATAAACCGACTCCGAGACGAAGAGAATCTTTCCACGATCACAACCAACAACAAAGAGGAAGCCATCGGCAGCCTgtggaaagagagagaagagtTTTAAAACAGATCCTCACCAGTTTTCCACATGATCAAATCACGAAAGCCTTGGAGTTGATACTTTAAACACACCCTTAAAATCAAGTGCTTTAATTCATCATCCGACAAGAATGCTGGTTTATAGTTTGCTTCGGTGTATGGGTTGGTGGCACCtacaagaaaaagaaagaaagggaaAAGCCAAGCATAATTAATATGGAAAAAGTTTGGTGTTAGACTCATAATGAGCTCATTTAGATGCATTCTGGCCCATGCTGTGGTACAAAACCCTCACCTCGTAATGTCTTCATGTGTTGGACAGCCATGCGCAGTACAGTGAGTTTGTCTAACTTGCGAGACATGGCATTGCAAGTGGGGACTAACGATGCCAACTCGTCTATAAAACTGTTCATCTTATCCCTGCGCCTCTTCTCTATCTGACTGTGAGCCtccctaaaatatatataaataaataaataaaatcagctGAAAAGATACAAGCAACACATTTCATTTACATACAACATATTAATGAAGCAGAGAAAAGCCTTGTTTTCACTCTACCTGGCGTTTTTTATCCGGCCCTGCTGGTCATCCCTGGATTTAGGAGAAAAGATTTATTtatcacttattaatcattcatttattaatattgctATTCATTAAAACTGTGCATTTAAAAGATAACAGCGTGTAATTTATATTTACCTTCCTAGTGTCTTATCTTTGTCTGTGTCCATGCTATCACTGTGAAAATGAACAGCACCACAGAGTTCAATGAAACAACCTTTTACAACaaattatttcaattattttttagtGATCTCATCAGTAGGGCAAAGTTTATGTGAGAAATGTACTCACTCAAAAAAGCCATCAATCCTgtaaagcaaacaaacaaaaaaattaatatatatatattttttaaataaattcgaatattatataaatataaatctattggtaacactttacaataaagtttcatttcattcgttacattagttaacatgaactaacaaacaAGGAAAAATGCTTCTATAGCTTtcattaatcttagttaatgttcatttcaacatttactaatgcattaaaattaaaagttgtgtttgttaatatttaatggACCAGAGCTAATATGAAgtaacaatgaacagctgtattttattaaatatgttaacaaagactaataaatactattacaaatatttaactaatgggaccttactgtgtgttgcatatatatatatatatatatataaaattttaaataaaatcatttttagaaTGTCTATATTATTGTTTATAATTTAGATGGGTTGTgtttttcagatattttatttttttatattgcctaatttcaaatgaataaacaaaaaacatccCCATTAACGTTTTCAGAAACCATTTTATTTGACATTACTTAAAATGATGGAACTGCTCAGACCTAGTTTGCAATATTCAAGGTACTCTTTTTAACCCATAAATGCTATTATTTTTCCAATAATACTATATCCTACACTATCAGGAGTTTACTCACTGGTATTCAGTGGTGCTGCCCTTCCTCTTGCGGGTATAGTCCATGCCCGTGGTGCCAATGGAACTGCTGATGAGATCTGCCGAGCTCTGGGATATGAACTCATTCATCGTGGAGGAGATGTCCATTCTTTGGTCTGCCATTAGATCATCTTAAGAGCAACagagacaaaaacaaactgATTCCAAGGACATTACAGTTCTTCAAAATGGCTACAATATGCTATATATTATATCAATGTGTGTGTCTCAAAAACAAAAGATGCTCACCGCACAGATTCAGTCAAGCAGCTGTGTTCAATGCATGGCCTTCCAACTGTGGAAAGATCCTGTGGAAAAAATATAGGTGCATTTATTATAACCAAATGAGTTTCCAAAAACGACATACtatatttgtgaccctggaccacaaaatcagtcataagtcgcacgggtatatttgtagcaatagccaacaatacattgtatgggtcaaaattatcgatttttcttttataccaaagattaggatattaagtaaagacaaagtccctttaagacaagtcatttcactcggcggccatctttgaaacgcctctcgggcatcctgggcatcatgcaatctctttgaatttggaaacatcaaattctccaaaactgtttgccaaccttatgattaaatatcatatttgaaatcaccaatgaaatctaacaacaaccggctcataaacttagtttctaaacgctcgaatcatgacaaaaaaaccctatttttcaggctggatcaagctaatgcgcatgcgcagacctaaatgcgcgtctcttcggaggcgcgcgtctgactgtttctatagaaaccggtgattctaacggccgctgaagtgacgcgatgactttaccagtcggtgattggctcttatttagaaggcgggacttattccgccatattgcgcgttacactttctcccattcaaaacaatacgagtgacgcgtcttgtgttattctatagtctttggtaaaGATCATGttacatgaagatattttgtaaatttcctaccataaatatatcaaaaatgtatttttgtgagtggatatgcattgctaaggacttcatttggacgaCTTAAAGGCgattttatcaatattttgttttttttgcaccctcagattccagattttcaaatagttgtatctcggccaaatattgtcctatttattcagctttcagatgatgtataaatcttaattttaaaaaattgacccttatgactggatttgtggtccagggtcacattgaCGTGACAGTTGAGGTTATGAGAAGTTACAGTCAAGACAAGTCAGTATTCATCAATATAAAATAGCTGACTTCACTCTATGAAGTCCAAAtggacttccattgtatggaaaaaaccccaataaaaacaaaaactatgagacatttctcaaaatttcATCTTTCATGTTGAATACCTTAGAGCCATACAAGCTTGAGGGTGAAAacatgatggcagaattttaaCTTTTGGgagaactacccctttaaaggattaatccacttttaaatacacttttcctgataaatttactcacccccatgtcatccaagatgttcatgtctttctttcgtcagtcgaaaagaaatgaaggtttttgaggaaaacatttcagtattattctccttacagtggatttcaatggctaccaacagattgaaggtcaaaattacagtttcagtgcagcttcaagggctttaaacgataccagatgagtaataagggtcttatctagcgaatcgatcggtcattttcgataaaaaaaaatacaaccgtttatgctttataaacaaaataacgccttgaacgtactttccgcttccgcattcttcataacgcttacgctgaatgtcctacgccttccctattcaaattacggaaaaaacgaaactggcgccgcgttcgttccgtaagtagaagtagaagcggaaagtacgttcaaggcgatattttgtttataaagcataaacggttgtattttttttcgaaaatgaccgatcgattcgctagataagacccttattactcatctggtatcgtttaaagcccttgaagctgcactgaaactgtaattttgaccttcaatctgtagccattgaaatccactgcaaggagaaaaatcctggaatgttttcctcaaaaaccttcatttcttttcgacagacgaaagaaagacatgaacatcttggatgacatgggggtgagtaaatttatcaggaaaagtgtatttaaaagtggactaatcctttaagttgttaaagggatagttccccccaaaaaatgaaatttatcatgatttactcaccctggaaccatcctaggtgtatatgactatctttttttagatgaacacaatcagatattgttaaaatatcCTTGTTCCTCCAAGCTTTAAAATGGGGGGCATGTTTTGAAGCCCCCCAAAAATGactccattcatcataaaaataatccatacagctccatgggggttaataaaggccttctgaagcaagcaatgcattaaaaaaaaaaaaaaaatccatatgtaaaactttataaattcaaataactagcttctggtaGATGACCGTACGCATATTATGCATTTGCGCAAAATGTGGCCCCCCTTCACAACCATTAAAAAGctctaaatatttttgaatttatctcctattgtgttcatctgaaagaagatagtcatatacgcatacaatggcttgagggtgagtaaatcatgggataattttcatttttgggcgaactatccctttaatatgtaGCTTGGGCTTCCTTATTTTCTCTCTCATACTCCCACACTCACTCATATACACCAGGAGAAGTGACTGAGCTTCATCAATGACCTGCTCTGGTTGCCAGGAAACCCTTGGAAAGCTCACAATCTAGGCCACATTTAGATTACAGAAACGCAACTGGCAGAAAGAAAGGGCCAGAAGACCGATTTTCTCCTGCCGTAAATGAAACAGGAGTCCCCTGTGTTCAAATGGGATTTTCTGCTCAAATAAAACAGTGTTCGCAGACCCTTCAATCAGGCGTTTAAATGCCCACGTTCGAGCAAGAGCGCAGTTATACGTGTGACAATGCATCAGTCATTTTTCAAATTCACATAGTTAAacaaaagtgttaaaaaacactGTGGTTTTATGTGAGCGCCCTGATGCATAGCTCATGCACCACCAGCACTTCACCCATCTCTAAATGATCTATTCTTGAATGCGTGGGCTTGCCTTCACGGACTGCCGAagataagaaaaaaaaggagGAAGAAAGTGACGAGCAAAAAAGATAAAAGTAGGTCATCTCAGTTTATTTGAATTCAAGACGACTTCAGTATGGCAAAAGCCAACTATGCAGATTAATCCTCCCCGTATTACTCATCGTAATTATGAGCCTCAAGTTTTTGTTACAGACAAATTTGGGAGAAATGTGACgtatggatgaatggatgtggTTAAAGGAAAAACAACTCATTCTGGAAGTAAATAGTGATGAACGCCCTAATGATGAGCGTGTGATGCTGTACATTACGTCAACTGAACTCCACACACCCGTCTTACAATATGGAAGCATAACTTGTTCGACTTGCCATGAATGAAAGCAAACGGTCTTATAaggtacagtatttttcacaaatatcaggttggggcaagttgtcacatttgttttaaattcatcaaGTACTATTTTTTCTCGGCATTAATTAatcacttttttaaaacttaatattatattaaaataaattaatatttctattaataataaatattacaaataaatccatatccatatatatatatatatataaaaatctggtccaaatataataaatattaatatttaaaataatgaatatgtatTCCACTGTAATAATAATGTGGTGTGCAAAATTAAGCAACTGAACTGTATCTTTTTTCCTGGTAGAAATGTTCAAGCTTtttgtagtcaataatttaaagggttagttcacacaaaaatgaaaataatgtcattaattacttaccctcatgtcgttctacacccgtaagaccttcgttaatcttcagaacacaaattaagatatttttgatgaaatccgatgcctcagcgaggcctgcatagacagcaatggtacttcctctctcaagatccataaaggtactaaaaacatatttaaatcagttcatgtgagttcagtggttctaactcaatattataaagcgacaagaatatttttgtgcgccaaaaaaacaaaataacgactttttaacaatttcTAGTGATGGCCGACTTCATAACTGCTtcttgaagcttcggagctttacgaatcaaatcagtggatcggagcgccaaagtcacttgATTTCAGCAGTTGGGCGGTTTGCtccgcgatccgaatcactgattcgactcaaaagattcataacgctctgaagcagtgttttgaaatcagtcatcacaagatattgttaaaaaaagttggttttttttggcacaaaaattattttcgtcactttataatattaagatagaactgatttaaatatgttttagtacattaatggaacttgagagaggaaatgtcattgctgccaatgcaggcctcgctgagccatcggatttcatcaaaaatatcttaatttgtgttccaaagatgaacgaagggctgtagaacgacatgagggcgagtaataaatgtcattattttcatttttgggtgaattaaccctttaaaatgtgtGTCTATACAGAAATCATTTCAAATATTATCCCATGCTTAGAAATATTAACTAAAGCACAAATGTGCTCTATACAGCTGTTTGCAACTTCTATTTTGTATTTCCCCCCCTTTTTTGacattacaaattatattatcagcatAAATATTTAAGGGAAAAGCTAAACTTGAAAAATTTACATAACCCAACATAACCTAAGAGTGAAGCAAAGAACATTATGTGCCTTAGTGGAAGCAAGAACATCTGACCTTTTGTAAAAAAGGAGTTTACAAGGTCACAGATTTGCTTGCATTTGTATAGTGCCTGGTATAATCTTACAATGCCTACTCCAGGTTTAaattgacagattttttttatttttattgtttttttcgaCCCCACTGTTTAAAAAGACACAGTTAGATGGTGACCAACCTCACAACCTTTAAACTGGTACAATAAAACGGACTTGGGTAAACCGCAATCGGAAGCATAATGACGCCACTGATTAATGTATCCCTGACTCAAACCACAGCGAGCTGCCTACCTAGAAAGCATCACTTGTGAAAGCCTACGAACCCTCACAAAATGCTAGACAGCCTATAAGGGACCAAGTTTAGAAGCCAAAGACAGCAAACATAATGTAAATTCAAGTAGCTTTTGAAGTGACCAACCCACACAGGAGGCTCGAGTACACTTGCGCTCCCTCTATTCACCCGACTTAAAGGGGACGCAGATCATTAACCTCACACCGATGATGGGTGTGGGTTTGTGGCTACGTTCCTCTGTGATTGATGTCTTTCTTCCTAAATCACTGAAACCGTGGTTGTTTTTGCTGTGGCGCCAGCTGCTTCGGTTCTAAGGTATTCAACCTGAGAAATGTCACAGACGCCCCTCCTACTGAAATCAATATGCGAGAGGACAAAAACCGCACATAATACATCGATAAGCAGTACGCGACACTTAGAGATAATTGTCAAACATCAAAACATCACACTTACCGGAGGAAAAGCTGAACATCACAGATTATTTCGGTTATTTGACGTCCGGTCCGTGAGGAACTGTGACATAAACGGAATCAGTCTCTGACCTACTTTTCTTTCCTTCGTGTGACTGTCGGACCACTAACCTATATTTTCCACCAATAGGATCTTTGGATATATAAGTGCACTTGTTTTGGCCAATCAGAATGGAGGTTACGTTTCACGGCGGAATGATTGACATACAGAGTAGCCAATCAAAGAGGGTTTGTTGCGATTCACCGACATGGCTGATGATCCCAGTAAGGGGTGGTTCTTCTCAATCGCATGTTGCTGCATTGTCTAATGTTCTTGCTCAATGGAGAAATCGTTAGCTTAAATCTagagtttttaatttatttg contains:
- the arntl1a gene encoding aryl hydrocarbon receptor nuclear translocator-like 1a; amino-acid sequence: MADQRMDISSTMNEFISQSSADLISSSIGTTGMDYTRKRKGSTTEYQIDGFFDDSMDTDKDKTLGRDDQQGRIKNAREAHSQIEKRRRDKMNSFIDELASLVPTCNAMSRKLDKLTVLRMAVQHMKTLRGATNPYTEANYKPAFLSDDELKHLILRAADGFLFVVGCDRGKILFVSESVYKILNYTQNDLIGQSLFDYLHPKDIAKVKEQLSSSDTAPRERLIDAKTGLPVKTDITPGPSRLCSGARRSFFCRMKCNRPSVKMEDKDFPSTCSKKKADRKSFCTIHSTGYLKSWPPTKMGLDEDNEPDNEGCNLSCLVAIGRLHPHIVPQPMNGDIRVKPTEYVSRHAIDGKFVFVDQRATAILAYLPQELLGTSFYEYFHQDDIGHLAECHRQVLQMREKINTNCYKFKIKDGSFITLRSRWFSFMNPWTKEVEYIVSTNTVVSGSMLEGADPSYSQSASSPQSMDSVLTSGDGGGKRPLQTVPGIPGGTRAGAGKIGRMIAEEVMEIQRIRGSSPSSCGSSPLNITATPPPDTCSPGGKKIQNGGTPELPSAGIVPGPDSIGYPYSNNSLMSDNSHLSIDIMEEPGSSSPSNDEAAMAVIMSLLEADAGLGGPVDFSDLPWPL